Proteins encoded in a region of the Saccharothrix ecbatanensis genome:
- a CDS encoding NDP-hexose 2,3-dehydratase family protein, which yields MPDLPTTAATLVRADEHRVPELLAGSALDRAGGHIGLGDFWSWFTDMGLRSFVVVEPIPLTELSGWTGDFDTGNISHHTGKFFSIEGLDVQVPGGPVTGWSQPIINQPEIGILGILVKQFDGVLHCLMQAKVEPGNANGLQLSPTVQATRSNYTQVHKGKAVPYLDYFRDTSRHRVITDVRQSEQGSWFYHKRNRNMVVEVTEDVEVVDGFVWLTLGQLHALLAVDDLVNMDARTVLSCLPFSGVGLVNTLGANGTGFQAALVRSCGPEVSSVLGAGDVLSWITDVRSRAEVHTSVIPLRDVRHWHRTGHVIAHDSGRFFDVMAVRVRAEGREVQEWTQPMIKPIGEGVVAFLVSRIGGVLHVLVHALVQPGCLDVAELAPTVQCAPENYAELPAEARPRFLDDVLAAPPERIRYDVTLSEEGGRFYHARNRYVIAEVEAGPAHEHPDFRWMTVHQLVELLRHSHYVNVEARSLLACLQSLSGGAS from the coding sequence GTGCCAGATCTTCCCACGACCGCAGCGACCCTGGTGCGCGCCGACGAGCACCGGGTCCCCGAGCTGCTGGCCGGCTCGGCGCTCGACCGGGCCGGCGGCCACATCGGACTGGGTGACTTCTGGTCCTGGTTCACCGACATGGGGCTGCGGTCCTTCGTCGTGGTCGAGCCCATTCCGCTGACCGAGCTCAGCGGCTGGACCGGGGACTTCGACACCGGCAACATCAGCCACCACACCGGGAAGTTCTTCAGCATCGAGGGCCTGGACGTCCAGGTCCCGGGCGGGCCGGTGACCGGCTGGAGCCAGCCGATCATCAACCAGCCGGAGATCGGCATCCTCGGCATCCTGGTCAAGCAGTTCGACGGGGTGCTGCACTGCCTGATGCAGGCCAAAGTGGAACCCGGCAACGCCAACGGCCTGCAGCTGTCCCCGACCGTGCAGGCCACCCGCAGCAACTACACCCAGGTGCACAAGGGCAAAGCGGTGCCGTACCTGGACTACTTCCGGGACACCTCACGGCACCGCGTGATCACGGACGTCCGGCAGTCCGAGCAAGGCTCGTGGTTCTACCACAAGCGCAACCGGAACATGGTCGTCGAGGTCACCGAGGACGTCGAGGTCGTGGACGGGTTCGTGTGGCTGACCCTCGGTCAGCTCCACGCGTTGCTGGCGGTCGACGACCTGGTCAACATGGACGCCCGGACGGTGTTGTCCTGCCTGCCCTTCAGCGGTGTCGGCCTGGTGAACACCCTGGGAGCGAACGGAACCGGCTTCCAGGCAGCGTTGGTGCGTTCCTGCGGGCCGGAGGTGAGCAGCGTGCTCGGCGCCGGTGATGTGCTGAGCTGGATCACCGACGTGCGCAGCCGCGCCGAGGTGCACACCAGCGTGATCCCGCTCAGGGACGTCCGGCACTGGCACAGGACCGGGCACGTCATCGCGCACGACAGCGGCCGGTTCTTCGACGTCATGGCCGTCCGCGTGCGGGCCGAGGGGCGCGAGGTCCAGGAGTGGACCCAGCCGATGATCAAGCCGATCGGCGAGGGCGTGGTCGCGTTCCTGGTCAGCCGGATCGGCGGAGTGCTGCACGTTCTCGTGCACGCGCTTGTCCAGCCCGGGTGCCTGGACGTCGCCGAGCTCGCGCCGACCGTGCAGTGCGCACCGGAGAACTACGCGGAACTGCCCGCCGAGGCCCGGCCGCGCTTCCTCGACGACGTCCTCGCCGCCCCACCGGAACGGATCCGCTACGACGTCACGCTCTCGGAGGAAGGCGGCCGGTTCTACCACGCCCGCAACCGTTACGTGATCGCCGAAGTGGAAGCCGGTCCGGCGCACGAACACCCCGACTTCCGCTGGATGACCGTGCACCAGCTGGTGGAACTGCTGCGGCACAGCCATTACGTGAACGTCGAGGCGCGAAGCCTGCTGGCCTGC
- a CDS encoding glycosyltransferase has protein sequence MKILIYTWGSRGDVQPYLALARALNEAGHESTLAAPAPFESFAAEHGVRFFARDDTQLRLLERPDVRSLLYREASRVLGTQTKAEKKEFKAELKELMSGIRPIMKQTFVPMLDEQFKAAEYRPDLIVQTHDDMDYGHFVAEKLGVPHVVAELYPFYTPSWHYPSMAFQEKEWPGVLTRLSHVLPKLIIPMKRKADRWRTESLGLPARRGRHNRMRTADGRPVQLLNLFSEHLFPRAADWPDNVHSIGSPLLPVDKQYTPPDSLVRFLAAGAPPIAIGFGSLSNPDPHRNGQMVSEAVRAAGVRAVVIRGSGRCIEIEEPSDDVLMVDSVPFDWLCPRIRAMVHSGGHGVVHDVLTAGIPSVSCPLFKESALWGNQVRKAGAGLESIWQPFMTTENLTAALRRLATDDIMAAAARRMSEKMKSEPGHAAAISVIERVAAGKVPAAV, from the coding sequence GTGAAGATCCTGATCTATACATGGGGAAGCCGCGGCGACGTACAGCCGTACCTGGCGCTGGCCCGAGCCCTCAACGAGGCGGGCCACGAGTCGACCCTCGCCGCTCCGGCGCCGTTCGAGTCCTTCGCGGCCGAGCACGGCGTGCGGTTCTTCGCGCGCGACGACACCCAGCTGCGCCTGCTCGAACGGCCGGACGTGCGCTCCTTGCTGTACCGCGAGGCCAGCCGGGTGCTGGGCACCCAGACCAAGGCCGAGAAGAAGGAGTTCAAGGCCGAGCTGAAGGAGCTCATGTCGGGTATCCGCCCGATCATGAAGCAGACCTTCGTCCCCATGCTCGACGAGCAGTTCAAGGCGGCCGAATACCGTCCGGACCTGATCGTGCAGACGCACGACGACATGGACTACGGGCATTTCGTCGCCGAGAAGCTCGGTGTGCCGCACGTGGTCGCCGAGCTGTACCCGTTCTACACGCCGTCCTGGCACTACCCCAGCATGGCGTTCCAAGAGAAGGAATGGCCGGGCGTGCTCACCCGGCTGAGCCACGTGCTGCCCAAGCTCATCATCCCGATGAAGCGCAAGGCCGACCGCTGGCGCACGGAGTCGCTCGGCCTGCCCGCGCGCCGTGGCAGGCACAACCGGATGCGCACCGCGGACGGCCGGCCGGTGCAGCTGCTGAACCTGTTCAGCGAGCACCTCTTCCCGCGTGCGGCCGACTGGCCGGACAACGTGCACAGCATCGGCTCTCCCCTGCTGCCGGTGGACAAGCAGTACACCCCGCCCGATTCGCTGGTCCGGTTCCTGGCAGCGGGTGCGCCACCCATCGCCATCGGGTTCGGCAGCCTGAGCAACCCGGACCCGCACCGGAACGGGCAGATGGTCAGCGAAGCGGTCCGCGCGGCCGGTGTGCGGGCAGTGGTCATCAGGGGCAGCGGCCGGTGCATCGAGATCGAGGAACCGTCGGACGACGTCCTCATGGTGGACAGCGTGCCCTTCGACTGGCTGTGCCCCCGGATCCGCGCGATGGTCCACAGTGGCGGCCACGGCGTCGTGCACGACGTGCTGACGGCGGGGATCCCGTCGGTTTCGTGCCCGCTGTTCAAGGAATCGGCGCTGTGGGGCAACCAGGTGCGCAAGGCGGGCGCCGGACTCGAATCGATCTGGCAGCCGTTCATGACCACCGAGAACCTCACCGCTGCCCTGCGCAGACTGGCCACCGACGACATCATGGCCGCCGCCGCCCGCCGGATGAGCGAGAAGATGAAGTCCGAGCCTGGCCACGCCGCCGCCATCTCGGTCATCGAGCGGGTCGCCGCGGGCAAGGTCCCAGCCGCGGTCTGA
- a CDS encoding NAD-dependent epimerase/dehydratase family protein: protein MPYEKWGGKTVAVTGGTGFIGSHFVEELLGRGATVLCLHRQDRHGVLPQLPRTGRLRPITVDVTDESAVGAVFRSGGIDAVIHCAATTGTFEVRRNQPAHILEANMRATTIVLDQARRHDVQDVVLLSSSDIYLAPTTDPISEKDDYRTSMHYSPDGYYLSKLYTEMLAEANRQEYGSNIFLPRATSVYGPRDNFGSDIPRVVPQMLDQVHSGGEIEVWGDGSQTRTYMYVTDMVRAVLTMVEKNKHHVFNIGTSETVSVLDLARLVFAVLGKPERVKFDLSRPTGRLSRTLDLSRMHEILDTPPRPLREGIQQTAEWYLRHRVGTMTVT, encoded by the coding sequence GTGCCGTACGAAAAATGGGGAGGGAAAACGGTCGCAGTCACCGGGGGCACCGGCTTCATCGGCTCTCATTTCGTCGAGGAACTGCTCGGCCGGGGAGCCACGGTGCTCTGCCTGCACCGACAGGACCGGCACGGTGTGCTGCCTCAGCTCCCCCGGACCGGGAGGCTGCGACCCATCACCGTGGACGTCACCGACGAGTCCGCGGTCGGCGCGGTCTTCCGTTCAGGCGGGATCGACGCGGTGATCCACTGCGCGGCGACGACAGGCACGTTCGAGGTACGCCGCAACCAGCCCGCGCACATCCTCGAAGCCAACATGCGCGCGACGACGATCGTCCTGGACCAAGCCCGCCGGCACGACGTCCAGGACGTCGTGCTGCTCAGCTCCAGCGACATCTACCTGGCGCCGACCACCGACCCGATCAGCGAGAAGGACGACTACCGCACGTCGATGCACTACTCGCCGGACGGTTACTACCTCTCCAAGCTGTACACGGAGATGCTGGCCGAGGCCAACCGCCAGGAGTACGGGTCGAACATCTTCCTGCCGCGCGCCACCAGCGTCTACGGCCCGCGGGACAACTTCGGCTCCGACATCCCGCGGGTCGTGCCGCAGATGCTCGACCAGGTGCACAGCGGCGGCGAGATCGAGGTCTGGGGCGACGGCAGCCAGACCCGGACCTACATGTACGTCACCGACATGGTCCGTGCGGTGCTGACGATGGTCGAGAAGAACAAGCACCACGTGTTCAACATCGGGACGTCCGAGACCGTGTCGGTGCTCGACCTGGCCCGGCTGGTGTTTGCCGTGCTCGGGAAGCCCGAGCGCGTCAAGTTCGACCTGTCGCGGCCCACTGGCCGGCTCAGCAGGACATTGGACCTCAGCAGGATGCACGAGATCCTCGACACGCCGCCACGGCCGCTGAGGGAGGGCATCCAGCAGACCGCCGAGTGGTACCTGCGTCACCGGGTCGGAACCATGACGGTCACGTGA
- a CDS encoding TauD/TfdA family dioxygenase — protein MTTIHTRPATSLRVVLARDIETVGDAELWAEKQRDELRAAVTEFGAVLVRGLELRDAGGVAAVARRLASELMVEREGFAKRHMYSPGVYSSSAWTDDMPMCMHHELSYARTFPGMMMFACLSLADSGGEVELADARSVLSALPEERFAGFVGDGWQLVRNYHPETGTPWQEAFGTEERAELEAYCTANGIAFEWRPGGLLRTRQTSPAVLTHPITGARCWFNQIAFLNEWTMLEDIREYLVHEFGRDGLPFNTAHADGKPLTAAVVDALNSVYERHAVTVPWQPGDLLLVDNISTAHSRKPFTGNREVIVAMGDPVDRTTL, from the coding sequence ATGACGACAATCCACACCAGACCGGCGACGTCGCTCAGGGTGGTCTTGGCCCGGGACATCGAGACTGTCGGGGACGCCGAGCTGTGGGCGGAGAAGCAGCGCGACGAACTGCGGGCCGCGGTGACCGAGTTCGGCGCGGTGCTTGTGCGCGGCCTGGAGCTGCGCGACGCGGGCGGCGTGGCCGCGGTGGCGCGACGACTCGCGTCCGAGCTCATGGTGGAACGCGAGGGCTTCGCCAAACGGCACATGTACTCGCCTGGCGTCTACTCGTCGTCGGCGTGGACCGACGACATGCCGATGTGCATGCACCACGAGCTGAGCTACGCCAGGACCTTCCCCGGCATGATGATGTTCGCCTGCCTGAGCCTGGCCGACTCCGGTGGCGAGGTCGAGCTCGCCGACGCGCGCTCGGTGCTTTCCGCGCTGCCCGAGGAGCGCTTCGCCGGGTTCGTCGGCGACGGATGGCAGCTCGTGCGCAACTACCACCCGGAGACGGGCACTCCGTGGCAGGAGGCGTTCGGCACCGAGGAGCGCGCCGAGCTGGAGGCGTACTGCACGGCGAACGGCATCGCTTTCGAATGGCGGCCCGGCGGGCTGTTGCGTACCAGGCAGACCAGTCCCGCCGTGCTGACCCACCCGATCACCGGCGCGCGGTGCTGGTTCAACCAGATCGCGTTCCTCAACGAGTGGACCATGCTCGAGGACATCAGGGAGTACCTGGTGCACGAGTTCGGCCGGGACGGCCTGCCGTTCAACACCGCGCACGCCGACGGCAAGCCGCTCACCGCGGCTGTTGTCGACGCGCTGAACAGCGTCTACGAACGGCATGCCGTGACCGTGCCGTGGCAGCCGGGCGACCTGCTCCTGGTGGACAACATCTCCACTGCCCACAGCCGCAAGCCCTTCACCGGCAACCGCGAGGTGATCGTCGCGATGGGCGACCCGGTCGACCGCACCACACTGTGA
- a CDS encoding DegT/DnrJ/EryC1/StrS family aminotransferase, translating to MTTLVWDYLPEYEKEREDILGAVEKVFSSGRLVLGDSVRGFEEEFAAYHGVKHCTGVDNGTNAIKLGLQALGVGPGDEVITVSNTAAPTVVAIDSVGATPVFVDVHADNYLMDVEQVAAAITPMTRCLLPVHLYGQCVDMAPLEALAARHDLPILEDCAQAHGARHHGRIAGSMGKAAAFSFYPTKVLGGYGDGGATITTDDEVDENLRRLRYYGMEKRYYVVQTPGHNSRLDEVHAEILRRKLGRLDAYIAGRRAVADRYQEALADTDLVLPRTVPGNEHVYYVYVVRHPRRDKIIEALRDYDISLNISYPWPVHTMTGFAHLGYLKGSLPVTEKLADEIFSLPMYPSLSRDVQDKVIDALREVLRTV from the coding sequence ATGACCACCCTGGTGTGGGACTACTTGCCGGAATACGAGAAGGAACGTGAGGACATCCTCGGCGCGGTCGAGAAGGTCTTCTCCTCCGGCCGGCTCGTGCTCGGCGACAGCGTGCGCGGCTTCGAGGAGGAGTTCGCCGCCTACCACGGTGTCAAGCACTGCACCGGCGTCGACAACGGCACCAACGCGATCAAGCTCGGCCTCCAGGCGCTCGGGGTCGGGCCCGGCGACGAGGTGATCACCGTCTCCAACACGGCCGCGCCCACGGTGGTCGCCATCGACTCGGTCGGCGCGACGCCGGTCTTCGTCGACGTGCACGCCGACAACTACCTGATGGACGTCGAACAGGTCGCCGCGGCGATCACGCCCATGACCCGCTGCCTGCTGCCCGTGCACCTGTACGGCCAGTGCGTCGACATGGCGCCGCTGGAAGCCCTGGCCGCCCGGCACGATCTGCCGATCCTGGAAGACTGCGCCCAGGCGCACGGCGCCCGCCACCACGGCCGGATCGCCGGCAGCATGGGCAAGGCCGCCGCGTTCTCCTTCTACCCCACCAAGGTCCTCGGCGGCTACGGTGACGGCGGCGCGACGATCACCACGGACGACGAAGTCGACGAGAACCTCCGCCGGCTGCGGTACTACGGCATGGAAAAGCGCTACTACGTGGTGCAGACCCCGGGACACAACAGCCGTCTCGACGAGGTGCACGCGGAGATCCTCCGCCGCAAGCTCGGCAGGCTCGACGCGTACATCGCGGGCAGGCGTGCCGTGGCCGATCGTTACCAGGAAGCCCTCGCTGACACGGATCTGGTGCTGCCGCGGACAGTTCCGGGAAACGAGCACGTGTACTACGTCTACGTCGTCCGGCACCCGCGGCGCGACAAGATCATCGAGGCGCTGCGCGACTACGACATCAGCCTGAACATCAGCTACCCCTGGCCGGTGCACACCATGACCGGCTTCGCGCACCTCGGTTACCTGAAGGGGTCGCTGCCGGTCACCGAGAAGCTCGCCGACGAGATCTTCTCGCTTCCGATGTACCCGTCACTGTCGCGCGACGTCCAGGACAAGGTGATCGACGCGCTGCGCGAAGTGCTGCGGACCGTCTGA
- a CDS encoding TauD/TfdA family dioxygenase, translated as MADSALAETPFAALRATADVEVVEHNGTRLCRVSPHGDNPRAWITENVELVRAAMLDCGAVMIKQVPAEDDSQLGVIAEQIGGRTLDYTERSTPRSKVTGKVYTSTHYPADQSIPQHNESAYSANWPDNLFFYCALAAETGGETPVADSAAVLAQLPEELVDRFASHGVIYTRAYHDAVGLPWQEVFQTNDREEVEKYCAANGITTQWSGDMLRTRQLRPALVTHPLTGKTVWFNQAHLFHVNNLPEDVRESMLSIFSEEDLPRHAYCGDGSPITDEEFDLITRAFDPPLLAEPWETGDLLMIDNILVSHGRRPFTGDRRILVAMTKRPAS; from the coding sequence ATGGCTGATTCTGCTTTGGCCGAAACACCCTTCGCCGCGCTGCGCGCGACCGCCGACGTCGAAGTGGTTGAGCACAATGGCACGCGGTTGTGCCGGGTGAGCCCGCACGGGGACAACCCGCGGGCGTGGATCACCGAGAACGTCGAACTGGTGCGTGCGGCGATGCTCGACTGCGGCGCCGTGATGATCAAACAGGTGCCGGCCGAGGACGACTCACAACTGGGCGTGATCGCGGAGCAGATCGGCGGTCGGACGCTGGACTACACCGAGCGGTCCACCCCGCGCAGCAAGGTGACCGGCAAGGTCTACACCTCCACGCACTACCCGGCCGACCAGTCCATCCCGCAGCACAACGAGAGCGCGTACTCGGCGAACTGGCCCGACAACCTGTTCTTCTACTGCGCACTGGCCGCTGAGACGGGAGGCGAGACGCCGGTCGCGGACAGCGCAGCGGTGCTGGCCCAGCTGCCCGAGGAGCTGGTCGACCGGTTCGCGTCGCACGGCGTGATCTACACCCGGGCGTACCACGACGCGGTCGGCCTGCCGTGGCAGGAGGTCTTCCAGACCAACGACCGCGAGGAGGTGGAGAAGTACTGCGCCGCCAACGGGATCACCACGCAGTGGTCCGGTGACATGCTGCGGACGCGCCAGTTGCGCCCCGCTCTGGTCACACACCCGTTGACGGGCAAGACGGTCTGGTTCAACCAGGCGCATCTGTTCCACGTCAACAACCTGCCCGAGGACGTGCGGGAGAGCATGCTCAGCATCTTCTCCGAGGAGGACTTGCCGCGGCACGCGTACTGCGGCGACGGCTCGCCCATCACCGACGAGGAGTTCGACCTGATCACGCGGGCGTTCGACCCGCCGCTGCTGGCCGAGCCGTGGGAGACCGGCGATCTGCTGATGATCGACAACATCCTGGTGTCGCACGGCCGGCGGCCGTTCACCGGTGACCGCCGCATCCTCGTGGCGATGACCAAGCGCCCGGCGAGCTGA
- a CDS encoding cytochrome P450, with protein sequence MTEHLLTEAMPMPTEGEEVLLSWAKRMRDGNPVCYDPTFGMWHVFRHADAQRLFSDYKTFAADFGGNESEGNVFGRGNLTQMDPPELTARRQLVSQAFSRSTVTALAPRVAQITEDLLDAVAGERRLDLVEAVAYPLPVIVISEMLGVPSSDKDLFREWADGIFDPNLDASADPDSGDTIKDRVAPMQEYFYQHVADRRAKPRGDLITGLTQAEVGGDRLDDEEIVTFLTILLIAGHITTTLMLGNTVRCLHERPDVAAKLRANPDLIPQAVEESLRMRPPFTFAARMATTDVELSGVTIPAGKAVTAWLISANHDPAAFPEPGTFDLERFAPGQNPSPHYAFGHGAHFCIGAPLARLEGKIATGLLLRRYSEIALDEDDPFEFFANPGTNGAKRLPVVVRPA encoded by the coding sequence GTGACCGAGCACCTGCTGACCGAGGCGATGCCGATGCCGACCGAGGGGGAGGAAGTGCTTCTGTCGTGGGCCAAGCGGATGCGTGACGGGAATCCCGTGTGCTATGACCCGACGTTCGGCATGTGGCACGTGTTCCGCCACGCCGACGCGCAACGCCTCTTCTCCGACTACAAGACCTTCGCCGCGGACTTCGGCGGCAACGAGTCCGAGGGCAACGTCTTCGGCCGGGGCAACCTGACCCAGATGGACCCACCGGAGCTGACCGCGCGCCGCCAGCTGGTGAGCCAGGCGTTCTCCCGGAGCACGGTGACCGCACTCGCGCCGCGGGTCGCCCAGATCACCGAGGACCTCCTCGACGCGGTCGCCGGGGAGCGGCGGTTGGACCTGGTCGAGGCCGTCGCCTATCCGCTGCCGGTGATCGTGATCTCGGAGATGCTCGGCGTGCCGTCCAGTGACAAGGACCTGTTCCGCGAATGGGCCGACGGGATCTTCGACCCGAACCTGGACGCCTCGGCCGATCCCGACTCGGGCGACACCATCAAGGACCGGGTCGCGCCCATGCAGGAGTACTTCTACCAGCACGTGGCCGACCGCCGCGCCAAGCCGCGCGGGGATCTGATCACCGGCCTGACCCAGGCCGAAGTGGGCGGGGACCGGCTGGACGACGAGGAGATCGTCACGTTCCTGACGATCCTGCTGATCGCGGGCCACATCACCACCACGCTGATGCTCGGCAATACCGTGCGCTGCCTGCACGAGCGCCCGGATGTCGCGGCCAAGCTGCGGGCCAACCCGGACCTGATCCCGCAGGCCGTCGAGGAGTCGCTGCGGATGCGGCCGCCGTTCACCTTCGCGGCCCGGATGGCCACCACGGACGTGGAGTTGTCCGGCGTTACCATTCCGGCCGGCAAGGCGGTGACCGCGTGGCTGATCTCGGCCAACCACGACCCGGCGGCGTTCCCCGAGCCCGGCACGTTCGACCTGGAACGCTTCGCTCCCGGCCAGAACCCCAGCCCGCACTACGCGTTCGGCCACGGCGCGCACTTCTGCATCGGCGCCCCGCTGGCCCGGCTGGAGGGCAAGATCGCCACCGGCCTGCTGTTGCGGCGCTACTCGGAGATCGCGCTGGACGAGGACGACCCGTTCGAGTTCTTCGCCAACCCGGGGACCAACGGCGCCAAGCGACTGCCTGTGGTGGTGCGCCCGGCCTGA
- a CDS encoding helix-turn-helix transcriptional regulator, with protein MFTQTEYALDRLRQALVGCAGGSGRLALVTGGLATGKTELLRAFAGQAAQCGALLLTATGSRAERTLRGGVLGQLMRDPRLPGRARLAAVELTSTSDGPDELSTPAAAALHELGAALVELSRRQPIVINVDDIQFADALSLQVLSYLRRRISSARVLMVLVQWARSRPCAALVHAEVTRRPDLRIVLERLTETQVSAEHYRLSGGNPLLVAALTEDPAAGAAYRRAVLDCLQRWEPHLMEVAHGLAIMGRHATPELIGRLTGLGAEDAEEAIDILTVAGLVSDGRLRHPLIAATVADRLKSAPEIRLRAAELLYEQGADWVDIARLLVAAGAAPDRWAVDVLRHAADEALHEDDTDLAARSLAVVLAAGADERDRAPDQAALARVEWRDNPAVAARHLNSLREALCAGELPVRDAATVITQLLWHGHLDRTAELINQVRRRAGPADAQAIAEIDLAYEWSYGRLDSRPPTADNAWARAATLNHAWTYGLDAGMEAGAELILQRRLGETDIQAVANALLVLEYTGSSDQAVKWCDVLLHEAATRGGTTWLAVLTGVRAEMALRRGDVTGARERADAALGLLPKQSWGVLLGLPLSILVRAATVQGDLEAAREALGRVVPDSMYRSVFGMRYLYARGLYNHARGRNIAALGDFEQCGAVLTGLGRDVPGLIPWRTGLASVQLSLGRPAAARTLLEHQLAHPGPVDGTRVRGATLRLLAAVSPAGNRPAILRQAAELSHQSGDRLELAATLSEASIACREVRAMREARALARRAAREAKACGIGDSPVSPVDDADQAEDESGRVTALSAAERRVATLAALGHSNRDIGQRLFVTVSTVEQHLTRVYRKLNVRNRNDLPAELAQVT; from the coding sequence ATGTTCACACAGACCGAGTACGCGCTCGACCGGCTGCGCCAGGCACTCGTCGGCTGCGCGGGCGGAAGCGGGCGCCTGGCACTGGTCACCGGCGGGTTGGCCACCGGCAAGACGGAACTGCTGCGGGCCTTCGCGGGCCAGGCGGCTCAGTGCGGTGCGCTGCTGCTGACCGCGACCGGTTCCCGTGCCGAGCGCACCTTGCGGGGCGGTGTGCTCGGGCAGCTCATGCGCGACCCGCGGCTACCCGGCCGCGCCAGGCTCGCGGCGGTCGAGCTGACGTCCACTTCGGACGGACCGGACGAGCTGAGCACGCCCGCCGCGGCGGCTCTGCACGAACTCGGTGCGGCCCTGGTCGAGCTGTCCCGGCGGCAGCCGATCGTGATCAACGTGGACGACATCCAGTTCGCCGACGCACTGTCCTTGCAGGTGTTGTCCTACCTGCGGCGCCGGATCTCCTCCGCACGGGTGCTGATGGTCCTCGTGCAGTGGGCGCGGTCGCGCCCGTGCGCCGCACTGGTGCACGCCGAGGTCACCCGGCGGCCCGACCTGCGGATCGTGCTCGAACGGTTGACCGAAACCCAGGTGTCGGCCGAGCACTACCGGCTCAGCGGTGGGAACCCGCTGCTGGTAGCGGCTCTCACCGAGGACCCGGCCGCTGGTGCGGCATATCGGCGTGCGGTGCTCGACTGCCTGCAACGCTGGGAACCGCATCTGATGGAGGTGGCGCACGGACTGGCGATCATGGGCAGGCACGCCACGCCGGAGCTGATCGGCCGGCTGACCGGGCTGGGTGCGGAGGACGCCGAGGAGGCCATCGACATCCTGACGGTCGCCGGACTCGTCAGCGACGGCCGGTTGCGTCATCCGCTCATCGCGGCGACCGTGGCCGACAGGCTGAAGTCCGCGCCCGAAATCCGGCTACGTGCCGCGGAGCTGCTGTACGAGCAGGGCGCCGACTGGGTGGACATCGCGCGGTTGCTCGTCGCCGCGGGCGCTGCGCCCGATCGGTGGGCGGTGGACGTGTTGCGCCACGCCGCCGATGAAGCGCTTCACGAGGACGACACCGACCTGGCGGCACGCAGCCTGGCAGTGGTGCTGGCCGCGGGTGCGGATGAGCGGGACCGCGCCCCGGACCAGGCCGCGCTCGCGCGCGTGGAATGGCGTGACAACCCCGCCGTGGCCGCACGGCACCTGAACAGCTTGCGGGAAGCGTTGTGCGCCGGGGAACTGCCGGTCCGGGACGCGGCAACGGTGATCACCCAGCTGCTGTGGCACGGACACCTCGACCGGACGGCCGAACTGATCAACCAGGTCAGGAGGCGTGCCGGCCCGGCCGACGCCCAAGCGATCGCCGAGATCGACCTGGCCTACGAATGGTCCTACGGCCGGCTCGACAGTCGGCCGCCGACCGCCGACAACGCGTGGGCGCGAGCCGCGACGCTGAACCATGCCTGGACGTACGGCCTTGACGCAGGAATGGAGGCCGGCGCGGAGCTGATCCTCCAGCGCCGTCTCGGGGAGACCGACATCCAGGCCGTGGCGAACGCCCTGCTGGTGCTCGAGTACACGGGCAGCTCGGACCAAGCGGTCAAGTGGTGCGACGTCTTGCTGCACGAGGCTGCGACCCGAGGCGGAACCACCTGGCTCGCTGTGCTCACCGGTGTGCGCGCCGAAATGGCACTCCGCCGCGGTGATGTGACCGGTGCGCGAGAACGTGCCGACGCCGCCCTCGGGCTGCTGCCGAAGCAGAGCTGGGGAGTCCTCCTCGGACTTCCGTTGTCCATCCTCGTCCGTGCCGCCACTGTGCAGGGCGACCTCGAAGCGGCGCGGGAAGCGCTCGGCCGGGTCGTGCCCGACAGCATGTACCGCAGTGTCTTCGGGATGCGCTACCTGTACGCCCGCGGCCTGTACAACCACGCTCGTGGCCGGAACATCGCCGCGCTCGGAGATTTCGAGCAGTGCGGCGCCGTGCTCACCGGACTCGGCCGGGACGTTCCCGGACTGATCCCGTGGCGAACCGGCTTGGCATCGGTCCAGTTGAGCCTCGGCCGTCCGGCGGCCGCGAGGACGTTGCTGGAACACCAGCTGGCGCACCCCGGTCCGGTGGACGGCACCCGGGTCCGCGGCGCCACGCTGAGGCTGCTCGCGGCCGTGAGCCCGGCCGGCAACCGGCCGGCGATCCTCCGGCAGGCGGCCGAACTGTCGCACCAGTCCGGCGACAGGCTGGAGCTGGCCGCGACACTGTCCGAAGCCAGCATCGCGTGCCGGGAGGTCAGGGCGATGAGAGAAGCACGCGCTCTCGCACGTCGCGCGGCACGGGAAGCCAAGGCGTGTGGCATCGGGGATTCTCCCGTGTCCCCAGTGGACGACGCGGACCAGGCGGAGGACGAGTCCGGTCGCGTGACAGCGCTGAGCGCTGCCGAACGCCGGGTCGCCACGCTGGCCGCGCTCGGGCACTCCAACCGGGACATCGGCCAGCGGCTTTTCGTCACCGTGAGCACGGTGGAACAGCACCTGACGCGGGTGTACCGCAAGCTCAACGTCCGCAACCGCAACGACTTGCCCGCCGAACTGGCCCAGGTCACGTGA